GAGAGCTTCCGCACCGACTGCGGCAGCTGCCACGAGGTGAAGCTGGAGGCCTTCCGCCGCCGCCCCACCTGGCAGAAGCTGCTCGAACGGCTGCTCTTCCTATTCCGAAAAGTGCTCTGAACGAACCCTTTGCATGCCCGCCCCGAGCGCCCTAGAAGACCCGGGCGCACGCAGCGGAAGAAAGCACGCGAAGGGACACGCACATGACGGACAGCTTCAAGGCGAAGAGCCAGCTCAAGGTGGGCTCGGCCACCCATGACATCTACAGCCTCGCGACGGTGGCCAAGGCCCACCCGGCGGTCAATCGCCTGCCGTTCTCGCTGAAGGTGCTGCTCGAGAACCTCCTGCGCCACGAGGACGGCCGGGTGGTGAAGAAGGAGCACGTGGACAAGATGCTCGCCTGGGATCCCAAGGCGACGCCGGACACCGAGATCTCCTTCCACCCCGCGCGCGTGCTGCTGCAGGACTTCACCGGCGTTCCGGCCGTGGTGGACCTCGCCGCCATGCGCGAGGCGCTCGCCGCGATGGGCGGCGACCCCGCGAAGATCAACCCGCGCAACCCCGCGGACCTGGTCATCGACCACTCCTTCCAGGTGGACAGCTTCGGCACCAGCGCCGCGCTGCAGGAGAACGCGGAGCTCGAGTTCGAGCGCAACCAGGAGCGCTACGCGTTCCTGCGCTGGGGCCAGGACGCGTTCAAGAACTTCAGCGTGGTGCCGCCGGACACCGGCATCTGCCACCAGGTGAACCTCGAGTTCCTCGCGCGCGTCGTGTTCAAGCAGGACGGCGTGGTGTTCCCGGACACCCTGGTGGGCACCGACAGCCACACCACCATGATCAACGGCCTGGGCGTGGTGGGCTGGGGCGTGGGCGGCATCGAGGCGGAGGCCGTGCTGCTCGGCCAGCCCATCACGATGCTCATTCCCCAGGTGGTGGGCTTCAAGCTCAAGGGCAGCCTGCCCGCGGGCGCGACCGCGACCGACCTGGTGCTGACCATCACCCAGATGCTGCGCAAGAAGGGCGTGGTGGGGAAGTTCGTCGAGTACTACGGCCCGGGCCTCGCCTCCCTCAGCCTGCCGGACCGCGCCACCATCGCGAACATGGCGCCCGAGTACGGCGCCACCGTGGGCTTCTTCCCGGTGGACGACGAGGCGCTCGCGTACATGCGCTTCAGCGGCCGCTCCGAGGAGCAGGTGGCCCTCACCGAGGCCTACTGCAAGGCGCAGGGCCTCTTCCACACCAAGGACGCGGCAGACCCCGTCTTCAGCGACACGCTGGAGCTGGACCTCTCCACCGTGGTGCCCAGCCTCGCCGGCCCCAAGCGCCCGCAGGACCGCGTGCCGCTCAGCGACATGAAGCCCGCCTACCAGAAGGCGCTGGTGGAGATGCTCGCGGCCGGCAAGAGCAAGGGTGAGGACGAGGAGGGCGGCGGCAAGGGCGCGAAGGCGGCTCCGGCCGAGGTCCCGGCCGAGCGCCTCAACCAGACCGTCACGGTGAAGCAGGGCAACCAGAGCTACCAGCTGGGCCACGGCGCGGTGGTCATCGCCTCCATCACCTCGTGCACCAACACGAGCAACCCGGCGGTGCTCATCGGCGCGGGCCTGCTGGCCAAGCGCGCGGTGGAGAAGGGCCTCGTCGCGAAGCCCTGGGTGAAGACCAGCCTCGCGCCGGGCAGCAAGGTCGTGACCGAGTACCTGCGCGACGCGGGCCTGCAGCCCTATCTCGATGCGCTGGGCTTCCACACCGTGGGCTACGGCTGCGCCACCTGCATCGGCAACTCGGGCCCCCTGCCCGAGCAGGTCTCCAACGCGGTCGTGGACGGCGACCTCGTGGTGGCCGCGGTGCTCAGCGGCAACCGCAACTTCGAGGGCCGCATCAACCCGCACGTGCGCATGAACTACCTGGCGAGCCCCCCGCTCGTCGTCGCCTACGCGCTGGTGGGCGAGGTGGGCCGCGACCTCGACAAGGAGCCGCTGGGCCTGGACCGCAACGGCAAGCCCGTCTTCCTCAAGGACATCTGGCCCACCACCGAGGAGATCCAGGCGGTCATCCGCTCCGCGGTGAAGCCGAGCCAGTTCCGCGACCAGTACGCGCACGCGATGGAGGGCGACAAGCTGTGGCAGGGGCTGAAGGTACCCAAGAGCAGCACCTTCAAGTGGGACCCGAAGAGCACCTACGTGCGCAACCCGCCCTTCTTCCAGAACATCCCGAAGGAGCCGGCGGCCCTCAAGGACATCTCGGGCGCGCGCGTGCTCGCGCTGCTGGGTGACTCCGTGACCACGGACCACATCAGCCCCGCGGGCAACATCGCGAAGACGAGCCCCGCGGCGAAGTACCTCATGGAGCAGGGCGTGGAGCCGAAGGACTTCAACTCCTACGGCGCGCGCCGCGGCAACCACGAGGTGATGATGCGCGGCACCTTCGCGAACATCCGCCTCAAGAACCTGCTCGTCCCCGGCGTCGAGGGCGGCGTCACCGTGCACATCCCCACCCGCGAGCGGATGAGCATCTACGACGCCTCCATGAAGTACCAGGCCGAGGGCACCCCGCTCGTGGTCCTCGCGGGCGCCGAGTACGGCACGGGCTCGAGCCGCGACTGGGCGGCGAAGGGCACCATGCTGCTGGGCGTGAAGGCGGTCATCGCCAAGAGCTTCGAGCGCATCCACCGCTCGAACCTCGTGGGCATGGGCGTGCTCCCGCTGCAGTTCCAGGAGGGCGAGGACGCGCAGAGCCTCGGCCTCAGCGGCCAGGAGACCTTCGAGGTGAAGGGGGTCGCGGAGGGCCTCAGCCCGATGAAGAAGCTCACCGTGAAGGCCACGGGCGAGAAGGGCACGAAGGAGTTCACCGTCACCGCCCGCATCGACACGCCGAACGAGCTCGACTACTACCGCCACGGCGGCATCCTCACCTACGTGCTGCGCAGCCTCGCGAAGGCCTGAGCCGCTTCCGCAGCGCCGCAGCCCCACGCCGGCCCGGGGTGCCCCACGGCACGCCGGGCCGCTGTGCTTTCGGGGAGGCGGGCTCCACGCTCCGGGTCCGCGCCTTGCCACGCCCCCCTCCTGCGTTACCGGTAGGGGATGGCACAGACGACGACGATGACGACCC
This genomic interval from Aggregicoccus sp. 17bor-14 contains the following:
- the acnA gene encoding aconitate hydratase AcnA; amino-acid sequence: MTDSFKAKSQLKVGSATHDIYSLATVAKAHPAVNRLPFSLKVLLENLLRHEDGRVVKKEHVDKMLAWDPKATPDTEISFHPARVLLQDFTGVPAVVDLAAMREALAAMGGDPAKINPRNPADLVIDHSFQVDSFGTSAALQENAELEFERNQERYAFLRWGQDAFKNFSVVPPDTGICHQVNLEFLARVVFKQDGVVFPDTLVGTDSHTTMINGLGVVGWGVGGIEAEAVLLGQPITMLIPQVVGFKLKGSLPAGATATDLVLTITQMLRKKGVVGKFVEYYGPGLASLSLPDRATIANMAPEYGATVGFFPVDDEALAYMRFSGRSEEQVALTEAYCKAQGLFHTKDAADPVFSDTLELDLSTVVPSLAGPKRPQDRVPLSDMKPAYQKALVEMLAAGKSKGEDEEGGGKGAKAAPAEVPAERLNQTVTVKQGNQSYQLGHGAVVIASITSCTNTSNPAVLIGAGLLAKRAVEKGLVAKPWVKTSLAPGSKVVTEYLRDAGLQPYLDALGFHTVGYGCATCIGNSGPLPEQVSNAVVDGDLVVAAVLSGNRNFEGRINPHVRMNYLASPPLVVAYALVGEVGRDLDKEPLGLDRNGKPVFLKDIWPTTEEIQAVIRSAVKPSQFRDQYAHAMEGDKLWQGLKVPKSSTFKWDPKSTYVRNPPFFQNIPKEPAALKDISGARVLALLGDSVTTDHISPAGNIAKTSPAAKYLMEQGVEPKDFNSYGARRGNHEVMMRGTFANIRLKNLLVPGVEGGVTVHIPTRERMSIYDASMKYQAEGTPLVVLAGAEYGTGSSRDWAAKGTMLLGVKAVIAKSFERIHRSNLVGMGVLPLQFQEGEDAQSLGLSGQETFEVKGVAEGLSPMKKLTVKATGEKGTKEFTVTARIDTPNELDYYRHGGILTYVLRSLAKA